Proteins encoded together in one Branchiostoma lanceolatum isolate klBraLanc5 chromosome 11, klBraLanc5.hap2, whole genome shotgun sequence window:
- the LOC136445201 gene encoding thrombospondin-2-like produces MGARLRYRAVSQFLRRPNALNGNSRPPIACSTSARDFTDTEFTVRCPTGCAEDSSEVWGTVIYTGDSSICRAAIHDQRISNEVGGDVTVHVLAGRSDYTGSTRSGVQSRSYGSYEPAMYMSGYTVMTSAEDDVPIVLSGVTCAGAETSLVSCPHQGWRETANCDHSMDVMVHCQVDGAWGAWGSWGPCSTEPCRGAGTRERQRVCNRPPPANRGLPCGGDAVQSRPCFRDPC; encoded by the exons ATGGGAGCCAGACTGAGGTATCGGGCCGTtagccagttccttcggcggcccaacgCGCTAA ACGGAAATTCCCGCCCACCCATCGCCTGCTCCACGTCTGCAAGGGACTTTACAGACACCGAGTTCAC TGTCCGCTGTCCGACAGGGTGTGCTGAAGACTCCTCCGAAGTTTGGGGAACTGTCATCTACACCGGT GACTCCAGTATCTGTCGTGCCGCTATCCACGACCAAAGGATTTCAAACGAGGTCGGCGGTGACGTCACCGTCCATGTTCTTGCCGGGCGGTCCGATTACACCGGATCTACCCGCTCAGGCGTCCAGTCTCGCTC ATACGGCAGCTATGAGCcagccatgtacatgtctg GTTATacagtgatgacgtcagcggAAGACGACGTTCCCATCGTGCTCTCTGGTGTGACGTGTGCCGGTGCGGAGACCTCCCTTGTGAGCTGTCCGCACCAGGGGTGGCGGGAAACAGCCAACTGTGATCACAGCATGGACGTCATGGTGCACTGTCAAG TTGACGGTGCGTGGGGTGCGTGGGGCTCATGGGGCCCATGTTCCACTGAGCCGTGCAGAGGGGCCGGGACCCGTGAGCGTCAGCGGGTCTGCAACCGTCCCCCACCGGCCAACCGCGGGCTGCCGTGCGGAGGCGACGCCGTGCAGTCAAGGCCATGCTTCAGGGACCCGTGTTGA